The Silene latifolia isolate original U9 population chromosome Y, ASM4854445v1, whole genome shotgun sequence sequence ATAATCCGCAAATTTGATCAACAATTGCCCAAAAGCAAAATCCAACTAAATGATCACATAACCTAAAAGATCTTTCCATATAATACACAACTACTCAAATAAAAGCAATGATAATTGATATGCACCAAAATGAATATGAACCTAGAAATGTGAACCAATAACCACCCATGAAAGGCAATGAATATGTACCCAAATGTAAATTACGATATAATGTAGGTCTCATTCTCATTATCGACGTAGCTGAAGTTATAGATGAAGTTTAACCTTAGCTCAGGGACTAAGCTGAAAACCTGTTCTTGATTCCATGATCCACTACACCAATACTGCTTTGTTTTGTTCGACATGATAACATATTTTTTTTGATCGGGAATTATCTCAACAGTATAAAGACCCAGGAAAGGATCGTCCTCATTTTTCCAAGAAGAAAGTTGCTGCCTTTTTCTAGTCTTTTTGTTATACTCGATCTTACAACCAGGAAGCCAAGTACCAGTAAGATTTTCAAAACTCTGCCACGGCTCACTCGTATTAGGTCCGTCTCTAAGAACCAGATTTCTTGAATCAAGTAAAACTTCTTGTACTGATTTCCTGGTTGTCGAATTCAAATTTGTGGACcaaatgtgtgttgattttaTCCCGTTTGTAATAACCAAGTTTACATCTAAAATTTTTAGCTCATAACTATGTTTATCTAAGACGGGGTTTAACTCAGTTTGCTACCTAAACTAAAGTGAATACTGAAATTTTCTTGTACCGAATACCTATAAATATATATACCAGTTGGAAGATTCACCATGTTGAAAGTATCTGAACTCAAAGTTTCCTCCTGCTGATGTTATTGTTTCATCTCCGGAGATCGAGTTGTTTACCGTAATCCTGTCCAAACCAGGTGATAAGGGAATTATGAATGAGATAATTAATGTGAGATGATAAAGCTTGAAACGTCGATCATACAAGTTATCCACGACATACAAACTCCAAAGGGTAAATGTTATGTTTATCAGTCAGTTAAGAAtaacaaacacaagtatatagtGAAACAACGGTTTGCTAGAAGACTAAAAGTCAATTTAGACGACTATAATAAGCCCATTGGAAACGGCAATCAAACAAATGTTGACATGAGCTCACCACTGATTAATTGTGGTGCTGATCAACAGAATTAACAGTACATTCAGAACATAGACTATTCAATTATTGAGCATTGAGTTGGAAATCGGGTCACTTAGGCCGTTATACATTTAAGCATCAGTCAAAGCTCCAAACAACCTAAACCAAGTTAACCAACGAATGTCCACTCCAACCCAGTCTTATGTTCACAACTCCTTCCCCAAGAAGTAACAAACCCAACCGAGAAATCAAAGATCAAAATAATAAACAATAAGCAACATAAAAACTAACTAAACTCATGTAGTAACTTACATAATGATTAGTGAGGCTGAAGTGGCTAAAAAATGATTGTTATATGTACTCAATAAGATAACCAAGTACAATGAGCAGTGAGCTAAGTGTAAAACAGTACAAGGCAAGCTCTGAAGATCGAGTAAATACCGACCTTCCATAAGAAATATTGACCCATGGAGTTGAATATCATCTGTTTGAAAGCAAGAGTTCAACGGCTTGCTAATGTCTTCTTCACTCCTGCCACTACTGCATTTACATCTCCAGGGTCTATAGCATCACACTGAGCACAACAAAAACCAAGTCGGATTGTTAGAGACCGAGATTCTGATAAATCTGACTCCAGTTTAAATCAAGAGTATCTAAGTCACTAAGTCAGTTCAGGTCATTACATTTGCATTGAAATGTCCCATTTGGAATCTGGTGAATCCTTCTTTTACAGTATCAACAAGTCCTCTAGTTGAAGCCACAATTGGGATCTGAGTTAAAAAAAACCTAAACAAGTTAATCAAAAGTATAAGAATCAAATTTAGAGGAAGAATTAAGTTGAGTCGATCAATACCATTCCATAAGCATAGCATATATTGAATTAGGCCACAAGGCTCACCTGCTTGAGATGAGCGTGAAATCATCCCCCGCTACGATCATGTGAGGTAAGGGCATATAAAATTTTGTCAATCCTCTTGCATTATTAGGAAAAATATTTTTCGgttcttgatttagattttccaTTTCTTTCTTTCCGGTCCCTGAAATGTTCAAAACAGCAGCACATCGTGTCATTGAAGGATAATGAAATTTTCACGAGTGAATGTATGGTTTGGAGAGTATTGATGAACTCACAAGGATAATAATATGCACATTATTCTTCTTGATAAAATTAGGAATTGCTTTACAAGGATATCGTAACCTTTCTGCTCTTCAAGTCGGCCTGTGAATCCAATAACTCGACTTCTCGACTCCTGCCTGAATGGTTTCACATTAATCACCTGAAACCATGCATTCAACATGAGTTACTTGAAAGCAACACATTTAGCGTCAGTCAATAAAGCTCCATAACAACCTAAATTGACCAATGTCAACTTCAGCCTAATGTAGTAATGTCCACAACTCCACCCCCGGAAAGTAACAAACCCAAAACGAAAGATCAAaataataaacaataaagaggatTAACGATAATAGGAATACGTAGATAAATGAACACAACCAAGGTAAATTAGCAAGAAATCAAGAATACGAAGATCAATACACTAATCCTAAATGCcataaaaaaaagatgaaaaaaattaACCACGAAAAGAACGAAAATGATATTGGAAAATGGCAAACCAATCTAAATCTTGCCAACTAATCAGAAGTAGCAAAGCACAGTAGTGATAATAAAGGTAACGCAAAACCCTAGTCCCAGCCAAAGTACAACAACAACGGGAAATGGAATGCCAAAATACCTGGTTGTTACCGCCACCGTCATCACACGCCGCCGTATCATCGCCATCACATCAACTCCTTCTCGTCATTGCCATGACACCAAGGCCGTATCGTTTCACTCCTCAACAACTACATGCAATATAAACATCACAAACAAATTATAAACAGGAAAAGCCTTTATGGAAGCAATCCTTAACAATGACACCACGCGCCCCGTCACCTATTATACCCAAGGTACTGCTAGGGATAGAAAATAGTACTACCAGAAGGTTCCTGGACATGCATGAAGCCAGGTTCTAAAGAGCATTAACCTGAGAGGGAACTAAAAATCGTGAAAATCACCAAAGAGAAGCCGAGAAATAACCATTGAATCATAACCTCGGGGTAAAAATGTTGGGAACTACACAACCAGGAATCTAGCACCAGGGCCTTCGGGAATAGCACATGAATAAGCTCGTAATTCGTAAGCGCCACAAGCAAGCCATGTCTACTACTATTGAACCTGAAAGGGAATAAAAACGTGAACAAAAACCAAAGAGAAGGTGAATAATAACCATTCAATCATAATATCGGGAAAAAAACAATGCTGGTAACTACAGAAACAGACACCCCAGCCCTAGGGCCTTCAAGAACAGCATCCGAATAAGGTTACCCATAATAAAACTCCCAAAAAAAGAATAAAGAACTCAATCAAAACCACAGGCCCAATAGCCCACCCTACCAAACCAGTTGAAACAAACCGGTGAGGCAGAGTCCGAGATCCAGACAATAGCCATTTAATCATAAACTCAGGTGTTAGAAACCTCGAAGTCAGAACTCCAGTCCAAGGGCTTTCAAGAATGGCACACAAATAAGGTTACCCAAGGAAGAACTCTGAAAGTAAAGAAGAAACAAAGCAATGTAAATCACAAACCCAAAACCCACCTTGAGCAAACAAGTTGGAAGAAGACCAGTGAGACAGGGCCTAAGATCCAGCAATAGTTAGCAACCTTAAAAACACAAAGAACCAAAGTAACTTACAATAAACAGGACACATGTACAAGAAGACAGAAATTatgttggagtttgtgtcctccacaaattagtgtgataacatttgaaaatctcttacaggttcacaagggtatacttcgtatatttaatcagttgattaacgtttacctaataacggttggcttgctagaaagtttgacgttattatcatacagatggcggtgatcaactggtccctaaaggtcacacctataggacgtgtttgagaaatgtggttatagaaatataattacattgatgcccaaaatgactaaaaagttagtcaatgtgttgatgagataattatttaatgaaaattaaataatattaagttgagacgaattaactgtcaattcgtaaattaaatataataagttatatttaaattaaatatatataaggttagtttggacgaattaatctgttaattcatagttaaatataatcagttgtatttaatatcaacaagttgaatgtgtcatagtggtaatagtgagggtacacaagccaagaggtcatgggttcgatcctcactagatgacaatttaacacactttatatatttttggaaagaccaaaataaggagaaaaatactccttatttcggttcacttggccgaaattagggaaagtttttcttttcctaattgactccaagtttcggtctgtataaaaagaaaggtagagaatgatttctaccctaatgctttttcttgccctggcctcctctttctcatcacaagaacacaaagacaattaaattttacagaaaattttagattgatttctagcataatcaaagggcatatctcagatcgtcttgggtgcaactaataggcgaatatcaattttgatattgttcttaggccatatttgctaggaccgaaggttaattctaaatctttttacttatgtttatgtattttattttatgaccttagataatctttattaaatcgttataatccttctagtttaagggaagtatacagatttatttcccacaagtggtattagagcaataggctacgattttaattttgatgattttcataaaatttgtatgtgaacaatacgattttcggaaaaaaaaaagggtttcgaatttttttttgtggttcgaaaatttttttgtgccgttttttctttctgtttgatgatatttttccattctatttttcatattatagtttataatcagttaaaattatcatatgaagaattggtagtttttgatttaatgcagattaatttaaaattaaatggaatcgtcatttttatgataaaaagattatttttgctatatagtttttggcatataaattgatcatgtttattatttcatatgctaatcatgttctaatagcaaaggtaaacaatttagtcatcaaatcttgttttagggcatattgccgcaaaaagaaaaaatataggagcccgtttttttagggtttaccgaaaaaaaaaactttattttaattttgttttttttggtaaaccgagaggagaaaaaaataggaaagttttttttatttgcctttttgccgaaaaagaaagagaaaaaatttttttggaaagtttttccttgtttttccaaTTTACcgaattaaaataggaaaggggctgttttttttttaaaaaatcagCCGTGACAGCtgatatataaaaaaataaaaaaaaatttgttttttttcttccCAGCCGAGACCAATTTAAAAaaattggtttttatttttttttttattttggccaattagttattgtgaatcggttcacaatttattgataccgagttattttaaagcagtttaaaattttgacggatagaattcatattacaagtttaatatggattaagtatgaaattaatgtgattaaattgcggaattgtcacttaatttaatttaaataggtggtttgaataaattaatcaacataattaatgtattgtattatgtatgtttaatttattttagttgatgcttttaattttgttgaatgaatcgaatgaatgaattttatttacgtatttaatttttgcaatcggttgtaatttgtaatacttagtgtggccttagtcaaattatgttttcgtaatgaaggaaacatgatttcttatgtaattatgagatctcgaatctcctttattttagttttgggtttttgaaattagaatgtaattaataggtcaattatgtaattttatttattgtaatttcaaagaagactaaagatgaagattcaagctcactcccgctacatggatcaagatggaacatcaagacaagcttctcgggtccaaggattgattccaaacttgtatttatcgttcattttgataggataggccacactaggacttttactgtttttttttttacgtttttcattttattgcttttcattcacatgctagtaattgcatcatattccgcctaaaaccaaaccacctactactaaaatgcatgaaaattgactcatatagttgtatgttagttttcatgaacatgcagatgtcacagtctataagccatcactttagtttaaatcattctcacatgctagattatagttcacttaaaatgaattaaaaatagttgatgggatcttcctctaaaacggaaattgagattagtctttataagggcaaacatctatgagtcccctcttcgtcggtaggcctaatatgactccttctacgttgggtaagtagttgtgttgacttagtttacctcaacatcatagtccgaaaagtttctcgtgattatgatggactaaagatagaatttacagaaatttatcgaccagaaattctaacggtagaattagctaacaggttagcttatcaatttacagagaattgagtcttggggtcatttatataattcttgagggagttcaattgtataaatgtttttgagtcttcgcgttatgacattagttcattagacttaaaataaaaacgatgcatgcttattattttattcttctttcgcagtgtagaacacgcttattatcaataatactgttacaacaaatggctggaaataacgcaatcccaatgcctagtgccataCTAGATCGTTCGttctggcttaaaatgttcatggaccaaatgaatcagtccactcgactgaataatgatgggtccaattttgcggactgggaggcggcactacggaatcttTCTCTCTTGACGGTAAACtcggtatttaactgagccaataccggtcaacccaggcccaaatgcaggagtcaacgagtcactcgcttatagtgatttcgttatggaagcgggtgcgataaagaacgtactcatctttgcaatggaaaccaatttgcaggacgcttcattgcccaaggtgcaaacaagattttcaccacgctcactaatgagttctcagaggcaccgagaatcatcacatatgagcatacctgtcgcttctttgatgcgaaactccagaagggccaaccggttagcccacacattcttcacatgattgagaatgtcgagaagctggaggcactgaattgtaaaatcagtgagagcattgtcattgaccgaatgcttcattctcttcacgatggtttttcccttttcagggcgaactactacatgaatgacttgtaaaagagtcctcatgagctacactcccttctcgtacagaccgagaaggatgtgaaattgagtgggagcatgaagcaggatgttctcacgattcacaacaagagtaaaggtaagggcaaggctcatggcgacctagctgtaggtaagccaaagtttaagaagccaggaaactgtaagagtgcgcctggtgagactagtggctcacatggCAAGACAAAGAGTAAGGGCGGTGatatagagtgccaccattgtcaaaAGACTGgatattggaggaggaactgtcccgtctaccgtgaggacatcaaggcaggccgcgtcgttcctgttggtatgtcatcttatattcatatgattgagattaaccatgcaagtttcggaacttgggtactagatactggttgtggttctcatctgtgtaatcatttgcagggcctaaagaaaacaatacctctcgaaaaaggtgatgtggacctgcgagtcgggaatggagcacgagtagctgctgcctcgaagggaacatatgtaatccaactccctagtggttttgagttatctttaaataactgttactatgtacctaatttatctaagaacattatttctgtttccgtacttgctaaagacggttttacattttcaataaaggataatagttgtattttctcttttaatgaaatgatttatggcaaagcagtttccatgaatggaatttatatcttagatcaaaccacggaagtattacacatgaataatcataaattaaaggttggtgacaaagatcaaacctatctatggcattgtcgaatgggacacataaatgagaaacgcgtaaagaaactcgtcgataatgggactattccctcattcggattttctgcatatggcacgtgtgaatcatgtctcgttggcaagatgactcgaatttccttcaaaggtgttggaatgcgcgctagtgacctattaggactcatacataaggacgtatgtggacctatgtcaattaccactagagatggctatagatattttatcactttcacgg is a genomic window containing:
- the LOC141632158 gene encoding granule-bound starch synthase 1, chloroplastic/amyloplastic-like, with product MTRCAAVLNISGTGKKEMENLNQEPKNIFPNNARGLTKFYMPLPHMIVAGDDFTLISSRFFLTQIPIVASTRGLVDTVKEGFTRFQMGHFNANCDAIDPGDVNAVVAGVKKTLASR